A DNA window from Helicobacter sp. 11S03491-1 contains the following coding sequences:
- a CDS encoding 2-oxoacid:acceptor oxidoreductase family protein produces MEAQLRFTGVGGQGVLLAGEILAESRIRGGGYGVQASTYTSQVRGGPTKVDILLDSQEILYPYANEGEIDFMLSTAQVSYNQFKGGVRTKGIVVVEPNLVYPTKEDYDKFLIYKIPIITIAKEEVGNVVTQSVVALAATVTFTKCVDRDLVYNTMISKVPSKVVDLNKKAFELGEKYALEALKIGAIKS; encoded by the coding sequence GGGCAAGGGGTTTTGCTTGCCGGAGAGATACTTGCAGAGTCTAGAATAAGGGGAGGTGGTTATGGGGTTCAAGCTTCTACTTATACAAGTCAAGTTCGTGGGGGTCCTACAAAAGTCGATATTCTTCTTGATTCTCAAGAGATTCTTTACCCTTATGCCAATGAAGGAGAGATTGATTTTATGCTCTCTACTGCGCAAGTAAGCTACAATCAATTTAAGGGGGGTGTTCGCACAAAAGGTATTGTAGTGGTTGAGCCAAATCTCGTATATCCCACAAAAGAAGATTATGATAAATTTTTAATTTATAAAATTCCTATCATTACTATTGCCAAAGAGGAAGTTGGGAATGTAGTAACCCAGTCCGTAGTCGCCCTTGCAGCAACAGTAACTTTTACAAAATGTGTTGATAGGGATTTAGTTTATAATACAATGATTAGCAAAGTTCCCTCAAAAGTTGTTGATCTTAATAAAAAGGCTTTTGAATTGGGCGAAAAATATGCACTGGAGGCACTTAAAATCGGAGCGATAAAATCTTAA